A genome region from Deinococcus sp. KNUC1210 includes the following:
- a CDS encoding amidohydrolase family protein: MSHQPTLYTADILYTGMGLPIRDGGVVVSGQTVAAAGPRADLRVNYPQAQEVRVGRVISPPPVNAHTHLDMSLYQFQSLPYFEWIPQVAIAGRFLRGLDGAQTGLKAIERSGAVGMGDIVWHEGVMEWLLTHSQVPGVAYWEVLDLNPATAAETFAKTRERVERWRRLERPGGLRLGLSPHASYTVSHTLFRLLAEYAAAEGLPMQIHVLEHPSEAELFATGGGPLAASMARMMPWLSIPDTLGREPAPDLTAISYLESLGVLRARPTLIHMVNVTPDDIRTVAQAGCPVVTCPRSNRNLHCGLFPWADYAAAGVEVALGTDSVASGETLDIHDEVRAAWALHPNLDPRQVVRAAVKGGTRVVGGRVPFIRRGDAWDAGYLWPDERAAHDV; encoded by the coding sequence ATGAGTCATCAACCGACCCTCTACACCGCCGACATCCTGTACACCGGTATGGGCCTGCCGATTCGTGACGGCGGGGTGGTGGTTTCCGGGCAGACGGTAGCGGCAGCCGGGCCACGTGCCGATCTGCGTGTCAATTATCCGCAGGCGCAGGAAGTGCGGGTGGGCCGGGTTATCTCGCCGCCGCCCGTAAACGCTCACACCCACCTCGACATGAGCCTTTATCAGTTCCAGTCGCTGCCGTATTTCGAATGGATTCCTCAGGTTGCCATCGCCGGACGCTTTCTGCGTGGGTTGGATGGCGCACAGACCGGCCTGAAGGCGATTGAACGCAGCGGCGCGGTGGGCATGGGCGATATCGTCTGGCACGAGGGTGTGATGGAGTGGCTGCTCACGCATTCGCAGGTGCCGGGCGTGGCGTACTGGGAGGTACTCGACCTCAATCCTGCCACCGCTGCCGAAACGTTTGCCAAAACCAGAGAGCGGGTCGAGCGCTGGCGCAGGCTGGAGCGCCCGGGCGGGCTGCGGCTGGGCCTGTCGCCGCATGCCAGCTATACCGTGTCTCATACGCTGTTTCGGCTGCTGGCAGAGTACGCGGCAGCAGAGGGCCTGCCGATGCAGATTCACGTGCTGGAACACCCGTCGGAAGCCGAACTGTTCGCCACCGGGGGCGGGCCGCTCGCCGCTTCGATGGCACGCATGATGCCGTGGCTGAGCATTCCCGACACCCTGGGGCGCGAGCCTGCTCCCGACCTGACCGCCATTTCGTATCTGGAAAGTCTGGGCGTGCTGCGGGCGCGGCCCACCCTGATTCACATGGTCAACGTGACGCCCGACGATATCAGGACGGTGGCGCAGGCGGGTTGCCCGGTGGTCACGTGCCCCAGGTCGAACCGCAATCTGCACTGTGGTCTGTTCCCCTGGGCCGACTACGCGGCGGCGGGCGTGGAAGTGGCGCTGGGCACCGACAGTGTAGCGAGCGGCGAAACCCTCGATATTCACGATGAGGTCCGGGCAGCCTGGGCGCTGCATCCGAATCTCGATCCGCGTCAGGTGGTGCGGGCAGCGGTCAAGGGCGGTACGCGTGTGGTGGGTGGCCGCGTGCCGTTCATCCGGCGCGGGGACGCCTGGGACGCGGGCTATCTCTGGCCGGATGAGCGGGCGGCGCATGATGTGTGA
- a CDS encoding GNAT family N-acetyltransferase translates to MITTFELHDPRTLGLETRLEVARLNAEAYAYANPEEPPLNPEVGAEDLLQSWGDERMVLLLAREGEQLIGQGRLSYDLKQNTDKGNLHVVVRPGERRRGVGRQIAARLAQEALKLDRTSYYAATSSRSPDGEAFLAALGARASLPSIISELYLKNLDQAMLQRWVTRPEGDPYRLHRFQHVPEHELGRVAKVYDVMNTAPRGDLEFEDWVTTPEHVQSQQTAYAAIGGKTLLYVVEHLPSAEFVALSQVGWHPTRAALIDQWGTGVHPDHRGQGLGKWTKAAVLQDLPAHNPEGLKIYTGNADVNAAMLGINRALGYAPAFKRIEWQGQTQDILEAVSANA, encoded by the coding sequence ATGATCACGACCTTTGAGCTGCACGATCCGCGTACGCTGGGGCTGGAAACGCGGCTGGAAGTGGCCCGACTGAATGCCGAGGCCTACGCGTATGCCAATCCCGAAGAGCCGCCGCTGAACCCCGAGGTGGGTGCTGAAGACCTGCTTCAGAGTTGGGGAGACGAGCGAATGGTGCTGCTGCTGGCCCGAGAGGGCGAACAGCTGATCGGCCAGGGCCGCCTTTCGTACGACCTGAAGCAGAACACCGACAAGGGCAATCTTCATGTGGTGGTGCGTCCGGGCGAGCGGCGGCGCGGAGTCGGCAGGCAGATCGCGGCTCGGCTGGCACAGGAAGCCCTGAAGCTGGACCGTACCAGCTATTACGCCGCGACCAGCAGCCGAAGCCCCGACGGAGAAGCGTTTCTCGCTGCCCTTGGAGCCAGAGCCTCGCTGCCGTCCATCATCAGCGAGCTGTATCTGAAGAATCTGGATCAGGCGATGCTTCAGCGCTGGGTCACGCGGCCAGAAGGCGATCCGTACCGCCTGCACCGCTTCCAGCACGTGCCTGAACACGAGCTGGGCCGGGTGGCGAAAGTCTATGACGTGATGAATACCGCTCCGCGTGGCGACCTGGAGTTCGAGGACTGGGTCACGACGCCCGAGCACGTCCAGAGCCAGCAGACAGCGTATGCCGCCATCGGTGGAAAGACTCTGCTGTATGTGGTCGAGCACCTTCCCAGCGCCGAATTCGTGGCCTTATCGCAGGTCGGCTGGCATCCGACGCGGGCCGCGCTGATCGACCAGTGGGGCACAGGCGTTCACCCCGATCACCGGGGGCAGGGCCTGGGCAAGTGGACGAAAGCGGCGGTGCTCCAGGACCTGCCAGCCCACAACCCCGAGGGTCTGAAAATCTATACCGGAAACGCCGATGTCAACGCTGCCATGCTCGGCATCAACCGCGCCCTGGGCTATGCTCCGGCCTTCAAGCGTATCGAGTGGCAGGGCCAGACCCAGGACATTCTGGAAGCCGTCAGCGCCAACGCCTGA